The genome window GACCTCCTCGGGTCGTCTGCCCATCGTATACGGATAGGGACCAAAAGGCGCGGCATCAAATTCGGGTGTCTGATATTGAACGATGAGATTGCCGCCGTTATGCACGTAATCGAGGAGTCTACTGTTATAGGCGATCAGATCCTGCCGAACGGCATACGCCCGGATGCCAATCAGAATGGTATCAAATCGATCCAAATCGCCGGTGCGGAGTTCTTCTCTATCAAGCATCTCCACATCGATACCGATCTGTTGCAGCGCCTCAGGCACTCTATCGCCGACACCCATGATATACCCGACGCTCACATTTGACGGGACTTTGAGCGGAATGCTGCGAAGCGTCATCACGGCAGGGTGATACAGGTGCCGTGGTTCGAGATCTGGATGATCAATCGTCTGATAGCCAGCGGTATATTCCACGCCATTATAGGCCGCGATTGCCTGAATCGCGTACTCCCTGCCGGCTTGAACATTCTTAGCAGATACCTGAAAAGAAAACGTTTTGCTTGCACCTTCGTGCGTGAAAGCGAAAGGCGCGTTCTCAGGGGATGCCTGCCATCCATCTGGTAGTCTGAGTGAAAGCGTACCCCCTGCCTCACCCTTTACGTTATTTAGCATCTCTACTGTTGCAGTGAACGTTGCTTCGCCATCTGCCATAGCAGATTCAGCGATTGGAATTACACCGATACGCGGTGAAACAGATACACTGATAGCCGGGGCAACCGTTAGCAAACGGCGTCTTTCGCCCCAGGGTCTGTTAATTGAAACCGTTTGTGCGGGCTGCGTCAGCGTAAAATCCACGCCATCCACACGATAGGTTACAACACCAGTGACTTCAGGCGAGGCAAAAGGGAGGAAACGAAATTCTGGACGTTTCAGTGTATAGACAGCATCGTGGTATTCGGACGCTCGCGTCCAATACGGCTGCGTGTAATCTGCATCCTGCGCAACCTCCACCTCAAATAGGATAGAGATGGGTTCGTTCGTCTGAATAGGCATTATTCCCGTCAGATCCGAGTTTTCTTGGACGCGGTGTACGCTCCAGCCTTCGGGGGTGTGGAGTGAGATATTGACGAGTTCCGCGGCAACCGGAGCAGGATTCACCATCCGCATCCCAATTGAAAACTTTTGTCCGGGAATTGCGACGGCAAAGGTTTCAGATGAACGCGCCGCTGTGGATTGAACCAGCACCTCTAAAGACAAACCGAGGGCAGCGTTCGCGGCAGTCATCAATTCCTGTTCTTTATTCTGAAGTAAGAAAAGAAGATGCGAGCGCGTGCTGTCCTCAAGGTCTATACGCTGAACACTTTCGATTAAGCCACGCGTCGTCTTTAACCCGCTTGCGAGATGTGGCACAACTGTCCACGGATGACGGGCATCGTACTCACGGATGGCGGCATCGATACTTTCCTGAAGTTGCGCGAATTCTGCATCCACTGCGGCTGTATTTGCCAACTTCGCCATACCTATAATTGTCGTGTCAATCCCGTCAAAGAGGCTCTCCTCGGAGTTTTCCTGCTCAGTAAGGGTTGTATCTACCAAGCGCAATTCTGTAACGGCGGAACCCTTGGATGCGCGTGTCTGCCCGACACCTTGCGAACGCTGGTAGCTGAGCCCTTGGCGTGCGACTTGGGAGTATGAGAGTCCCAACAGCGCGTTGTATTCGCCGGTATCAATTTTTAGCAGAGGTGCGTCGCTGGTCTCGGTGTTACTGCGTCGCCATCTGGAACGCGTGATATAGAGTTTCTTCGGTTGCCACGGCTGTAGTCCTTCGGAAAGGTGTTCTGGGAATCGATTCGCATCGCCTGCGGCACGGAATGCCTCTAAGGTCACAACCCCGGAGACCTGATGGTGTCCGTGTCCGTCTTGACGATTGCCTTGAAACCGGGAGATAACGACATCGGGACGGTAGAGACGGATGAGGCGAACCATATCCTCCAACAGCATCTGATAGTCCCATTTTTCCAGTGTTTCGTCCAGCCGTTTGGAATAACCGAAATCGACAGCACTGCTGAAAAAGAGGTCAATCCCGTAATAGCGCACAGCCGCGAGATGCTCTTCTGTTCGAACGATCCCCAGCGCGTCGAACAATTCGGGACCGATAAGGTTGGCACCACCTTCACCTCGCGTGGTTGAGTATAATCCTGTTCTGACACCGCGTGCCCGGCTGAGCCATGTTAGCAACGGACCGTTTTCGTCGTCAGGATGCGCGACGGTGTGTAGGACGGTGGCAGTGGTTTGTAGGCGTTGTAAGGCGCGCCAAGTTTCTGAAGCGTTCGTTGACCCTGCCATTTCTCCAGTGTCTGCCAGTACCGTGAGTCCTTTTATTGTTCCAAGCAGTACGAAAATCAAAATTGGTATTATACTTTTTCTGAACATATTTTAAATTTACCTTGCGGATAAGTCTCGCCATAAAAACTTCAACAGTTTCCGTGTTCGAGCCGCCTGCGCCGGTGTTGCAGGCTTGTGTTCTGATTTTAGAAAGCTACCAGTCCCCGATCTCAGGAAAGATTGGTCCACTATTGAGGAATAGCATCACGGAGCATCTCCACACTCTGTGGGACACCGATGTGCGCATCCGCCTTCCCTTCAAATTCAATGGATATGTATCCTCGAAATCCGACATCTTTTAGAATGTTGCCTATTTTAGCATAATCCAAATCCAATGTATACCATTCACCCCCACCGTAATAGGTTTTGGCATGGACAAGCACTGCGTCATCAGCAATCTGTTCCAGTTTCTGATATGGATCTGATAGGAAATTCCCGCAATCCATTGTCACTTTTAACCAGTCTGAGTCGATAGCGGAGACGATGCGATTGACGCCTTCGGGGGTGCAGGTGAGTCCCCAATGGTTTTCAAGTCCGAGGACAACCCCGTGTTTCTCAGCGTCTGGGAGACATTTTTCAATGGCGGCGATGACCCACTCGAACGCTTCACCTTCTGTGTGTCCAGGGAGTGTCGGCTCCTGTCCTTCAGTTTTCATTAATTTATCGAAAGAGGGAACGGTGCCCCAACGTCCTGAATTGAGGCGAATTGCGGGGATACCGAGTTCGTGTGCTAACCGGATGCAGTGAATCGTATGATTGATATTTTTTTGTCGTGTTGCCTCGTCTGGGGAAACGAAGCCTTGATGGATGGAGAGTGCGTATAGATCGAGTCCGTGAATGAAGGCGAGTCGTTTCAGTTTCTGGAGATACGGATTCGCTTCGGATGCCATCTGTTGATGTAAGATCTCAATGCCGTCGAGTTCGAGTCGTGCGGCTTCTTCGATAACGTGTTCAATCGGCACGCGTTCAGGTTTAAAATGCCAATAAGAATACGTAGATACACCGAGTTTCAATTTGCCACCTCAATTGGGAATGTTTGTTTCGGCTATGATAGCACAACTCGGCATGCAAAATCCACTTTTTTCATTGGTTATCGGTTGTCAGTGTTGCGGAAGGCGAGGTTTCCTAACCTCACCGTTTCAGTAAATACGACTATTGGTTCATAGGTATGTCCTTGAGTGATTCCGACACCAAATGCTCTAACGCTGCCCCTCTGGCATCGGTCGAGATGAGTGTGCCATCTTTGGCGATGAGCCATGGTTCTGGAACACCGGTAACCTTATACTGTTGTACAACGGGGTCCTCCCATACCTCACCGCTGAAGATCTGGCGCCAAGGAATATCCTTCTTTTCCAAGTAGTCCTGTAGTTCCGATTTTTCATTATCAAGACTAACACCGATGACATCAAATCCCCGATCCTTATAAGTATCGTAAACCCTTTTGACATTCGGCATCTCTAAGGTGCAGAAACCGCACCAGACTGCCCAAAAGTCAAGTAAGACGACTTTCCCGCGATATTGCTCCAGTGAAATCGGATTACCGTCAAGGTCGGTTGCGGAAAAGTCGGGAACAAGCTTTCCAATTAATTCTAACTTACTGGGATCAGCTTTGTGATGATACTCCTCTGCAAGTTTAGAATTACCGAGCCTCCAATGAATCTCAGCGAGTTTGTTGAGAACACCGTAACTACCCGAATCCTGCTTCTCAAGTTTCTCGAAAACCGCAAGTGCTTCTTCGTACCGCTTCCTTAATTCAAACATCTCACCGAGAACAAATTGTGCTTTAAGGTCGTCAGGTTTTATAAGTGATTTGAAACGGATGATGAGAGCCTCAGCATCTTCTTTCCGTTCGATTTCGTTGTAGAAACGGACAAGCGAACGATAAAGTTCGGAAGCCCGTTCGGAGAAAAAGGAATGTGCATAGTCCGGCAGTCGCTGAAGCCCTGCTTCCAAAGCAGTAATGGCTTTTTCGGGAGACCCATACATTTCTTCCGGCGCGTATATACCGGTTGAGGGATATACCTTAAAAGAGAAACTTAAGTTTAGGCACTCAAACGGCTGATTCTCATGATGTCGGCAACGGGCAAGCGGTATAACATCCCCATATATGAGTCGTTCCTCGGTTTTCTCTTCTCGATACTTCGGGTGAAACTGGTAGTCGTAACTCACAGGCATTTTCGGATCTTCATTGATAGGATAAGCTGACTTCCCACCTTCTTCATCTACTGGACACAACAAAAGGTTTGTATCTGACAAGTATTTCGGGTAAAGCTCCGAGAGCCATTCAGGGAAATCATCGTGTTCATTGTGGTAGGCTTGAACTGCTTTACCAATAGCAGTCAAGTTTTGGGAGCAGATCCCGACGTTTCTCTGGTCCTGCTCTGCCACCTCCGCATTAGCAAAACCGACCAGCGAATTCAATACGATTCCCAAGTTTGAAATTGCTTTCATTTGATTCTCCTCTTTCTTATTTTACGATATTACACAACTCCGTGTGTCACCCTTCTCGTTAGAACACGGTTACCGATTCTTAGATTTATCCTTCACTGCCATTGCCACCAACTGTTCTAAATCTGCCTCCCTGCCTTTGCGAGAGATCAGTTTGTGGCGAGCTTCATGGGCAATCAATGTGCCATCCCTATCAATAAGCCACCGTGCCGGAATAGAGCGAACGTCATACTGCTGCGCGAGGGGACTCTGGCGCTCCAGACCGCTGTAAATCTGCCGCCAAGGGATGTCATTTTCCTGAAGGTAATCCCGCAATTTCGCTTCATCGGTGTCGAGACTCACCCCGATGACCTCAAATCCCTGATCTTTATAGGTATCGTAAACTTTTTTGATCCTCAGCATCTCTCCGATGCAGAAACCGTTCCAGACCGCCCAGAAATCGAGTAGGATGACTTTTCCGCGGTATTGCTGGAGCGAAATCGGATCGCCATCGAGATCCGTTGCAGAAAAATCAGGTGCGGGTTTTCCCAATTCTTCATAGGCTTCAGCAAGTCTACGGGATAGACCGTGCTTTCCAAATTCCCTCGGCTTTTGTGCCACAACTTCCACACCCACAGATGACTTGAGCATCTCCAAATACCGAGGTATCCGCTCGCTGCGAGGTAGACGATAATCGGGATGAAATAAATTCTTACTGGGCAGATGTTCAATCACTTCCAATTCGGGGGTCAGTGTTAGGGTGTCCACAGAATCGGAGTAATGCTGTCGAAGTTTCGTCGCCAAGTCAGCCGCTGCTGCGCCTTTGGCACCCGTTTGTAACTCGGGCAACTCCCGGTGCAGAACCCAGACGTTCACGAATTGCGTGTTGAGCACATTGATAATTTTCGGTGAGGAGAGCGGACCCGCTCCCAAAACTTTGCCCGTCCCTCAGCAGGATTCATCGTCAAGGATACCGAACAAAAGCACCGCATGAATCGGACGGTTCGATGCTTTCGCGAGTTCGACCGCATCTTCAATCGGGGTCCATTCAATTTCAGCGAACTTGTAGAGTGCGTTCTGAAACTTTCTATCGGCTTCTTCCGCAGTGATAGCGGTTTCCCAAGCCATCGATTCCGGTTGTGCCTCCGATAAACTGCCGAGTTCCATACGAGGCACAAACCCTATATCGTGAGTTCTAAAAGCACCGATATCTACATTGCTATTGCGGTTGGGAAGCGATAGCGTAAATTGATGAATCGTTCTGCTGTTAAGATTAATGACCAGATGTCCAGCAAATTGCGCTGGTCTCAAATAGGCATCAATGGATGCATCCAGCATAAAGCGGGCGTGGATTCGAAAGAAGATGTCAGCATATTTAGACGAAAGTGCCCGTAAACACGCTTTCGCTCCGTTTCGACCATATCCGACATTCAGTGTTGCGCTGGAATGAAACTGGCGCAGAAACGGGAGAATCCCCTCTGGATCCAAGTCCCAGACATCCCCGACAGTGACGGTTGAGGGTGGAAGAAAAACTTGAAAATCTGCCGTATTGTAATCCTTCAGCGGATGTGCAGGTCCGGGATTGAATAACGTCAACCACTGTTCCCACGTTATATCCACCGGCTCTTCCCGTCGTGCCTTGGCTCGATTAAACTTTTCTTTTGTCGACCAATGTAAGTTATTGGCTGTATTCTCGATCGGATCCCAATGTGCTTGCACTGGAACGTTCGCTGAAGTTATTAGTACATTACGAAGGTCTATCATTAACTCCACCCCTATCGTTAGAAAGATTGAGTAAACATTCTATTGATTCTCGGATTCGCTCCTGAGGGCTTCCACCACAAGCCGTTCCAAATCTTCACCTCTCGCTTTATGCGAAATTAATTTGCCATCTCTGTCAATGAATGCGGCGATTAAAAAAGGGATAGCGATGGTTATCAATGCGGCAAAAAACTTACTTATCAATACAGTGCCACGTGAAATACTGTTAGATAGCGTCAGCCGTAATGTACCGCGCTCCCGCTCTGAAGAGATGGCGTCGAAAGTGAATAAGATTGCAACCAAACTCAACGTCAAGGAGATTATATCTCCCCAATCAACGTCCGTATAATCCGGCATAATATCCCATAGGTTTGGATTGGATTGCGGATATTTCATTCGCCATAGCGTTCTAATTGAAAAACGACTCGATATTAAGAACAGACCTTCGCCAACTCCCTCAGCGGATTCAGGTATAAACGTTTCACCACCGTTTGCACAAAAGGAAAGCGAACCGGGTTTTTTGTAGAGCGCGCCGGGTCCCTCCGTAAACAGTTTATAAAGACTATCTGCGTTAGACCTCATTTTATTTAAAGACGCTGAAACCTTTTTCTCATACGCCGTCGATTGCGCTGCGTATTCGCCAAGATACCCGACTGCATTGACGATCATCAGTGCGATAAACAATACCGTTGTGAAGGCAAATCGGAGGCTATTCAAGTGGTCATAGAGTTCGCGTTTTGTGATGTGCCACATTGGTCTCTACACTTCCTGCCGTACGAAGATTAGAAATGTCATCATAAACAGCACAACGTTGATGAGTAGTAAGCACGCAATATCGCCGCTGGCGTGCTGTATGCCGCTCCATATATCTTTCCGACGATAAGAAAACTGAGGTAAATCGCTCCAATCGACTTCTCCTTGATCAACAGCGAACCATTTCCGGGAAGAAAAGGCTTCCTTATCATAGAGATAATCGATAATCGTCTGTCGATACCGCTGGACTGCTGTGATAAAATCCTCAATACCGTGGAAATCTGTTCCTGCCCACGCTTCGGTTGCGAAATCATACATCGCCGCCGGTGAGAAACGCATCAGGTTTTTTGCCACATTTGCTTTGCGAACGTAGATATGATTTAAAGCCTTCTGTCGAATCTGCCATGTCCTTTCTGCTGCGCGAATTCGTCGCGGCTCTGCGAATTGAAAGTAAACTTTGACATGAGGCATCAAGGATTCTGCCTCCGGCTTGATACGAATACTGCGAGTTTCCGCCTTAGAGTACCTGAGCGTCGTCGGATCTGAAATATGAGGCGCCCCCTCACTTCCTGAATAAAGTATATTGGAATTCAAGTCCTCCCCTTCAATTTCATCGTTCCTTAAAAAATCCATCCGTTCTCTTTCAAAACTTTCCCAAATCTGCTCAATTTCACGATAAGCGGCTTTCAATTGAGAAGGTGTGTCCCAAAGCCGATTGACTGCAAATACGCTCAGACCTGGATAGATGAGAACCAGGGTACTCCATATTACCATTGATAACATCAGAGCAGTCGGGGTTCGGCGAGTGATCGTGGAGATTAGCAATCCGATGAGATAAAAAGCGGAAAGATAGATGATTGAAGTTAGCAAAATGCCACCAATGCGGAGCCAACCATCTCCACTCAGCGAAATCGACCCGGATACAGAAAATAAGATGAATGCGAGTAGCAAACTCATGACTACAGGGAGAATCAGACACACCATTGCGCTGGTGTACTTTGCCAAGAGAATAACGGGACGACTGACAGGATTTGTCATCGTTAAGCGGAGCGTGCCTGCTTCCCGTTCCCCAGCGATTGCATCGTGGGCGAAAAGCAGTGCCAGTAGACTGAGAATTACCTGAAAAATCAGAACCAAATCGACGCTGGAAAACAGGTTGAGGAACGGATTATCGGCACTGTGTGATCGGGTATCCCAAAGGGTTGGGACAAGGGTCTGCCTGATAGTGATAGAGTTGCCGAGCCGTCGATCTAAACCTGCGTTGAAAATGCTCAGTGGGTTGGGGGGACGGTCTACGAGGATTGCTCCCTCCACCTCCGAATAGGTCCTTGTTCTTCTTAAAAACTTCTGATGGTGTTCCGTCACCGCGGTATCATAACTTGTCAGACGGCGTTCGTAATCGGCAATCAGAACAACGGTATTCGCAACAACCAACGACAGCGTGACGACCATCGCAACGAGAAACCGAAAGGTCATAAGGTTGGCGAGCAATTCCCGCCGAAT of Candidatus Poribacteria bacterium contains these proteins:
- a CDS encoding PIG-L family deacetylase, producing MFRKSIIPILIFVLLGTIKGLTVLADTGEMAGSTNASETWRALQRLQTTATVLHTVAHPDDENGPLLTWLSRARGVRTGLYSTTRGEGGANLIGPELFDALGIVRTEEHLAAVRYYGIDLFFSSAVDFGYSKRLDETLEKWDYQMLLEDMVRLIRLYRPDVVISRFQGNRQDGHGHHQVSGVVTLEAFRAAGDANRFPEHLSEGLQPWQPKKLYITRSRWRRSNTETSDAPLLKIDTGEYNALLGLSYSQVARQGLSYQRSQGVGQTRASKGSAVTELRLVDTTLTEQENSEESLFDGIDTTIIGMAKLANTAAVDAEFAQLQESIDAAIREYDARHPWTVVPHLASGLKTTRGLIESVQRIDLEDSTRSHLLFLLQNKEQELMTAANAALGLSLEVLVQSTAARSSETFAVAIPGQKFSIGMRMVNPAPVAAELVNISLHTPEGWSVHRVQENSDLTGIMPIQTNEPISILFEVEVAQDADYTQPYWTRASEYHDAVYTLKRPEFRFLPFASPEVTGVVTYRVDGVDFTLTQPAQTVSINRPWGERRRLLTVAPAISVSVSPRIGVIPIAESAMADGEATFTATVEMLNNVKGEAGGTLSLRLPDGWQASPENAPFAFTHEGASKTFSFQVSAKNVQAGREYAIQAIAAYNGVEYTAGYQTIDHPDLEPRHLYHPAVMTLRSIPLKVPSNVSVGYIMGVGDRVPEALQQIGIDVEMLDREELRTGDLDRFDTILIGIRAYAVRQDLIAYNSRLLDYVHNGGNLIVQYQTPEFDAAPFGPYPYTMGRRPEEVSEEDTQVAILVPDHPVFHHPNPITADDFKGWVEERGSKFLTEWDANYQALLTCNDREQEPQHGGFLTAKYGQGIYTYCAYAFYRQLPAGVAGAYRLFMNMLMLGK
- a CDS encoding sugar phosphate isomerase/epimerase, producing the protein MKLGVSTYSYWHFKPERVPIEHVIEEAARLELDGIEILHQQMASEANPYLQKLKRLAFIHGLDLYALSIHQGFVSPDEATRQKNINHTIHCIRLAHELGIPAIRLNSGRWGTVPSFDKLMKTEGQEPTLPGHTEGEAFEWVIAAIEKCLPDAEKHGVVLGLENHWGLTCTPEGVNRIVSAIDSDWLKVTMDCGNFLSDPYQKLEQIADDAVLVHAKTYYGGGEWYTLDLDYAKIGNILKDVGFRGYISIEFEGKADAHIGVPQSVEMLRDAIPQ
- a CDS encoding redoxin domain-containing protein: MKAISNLGIVLNSLVGFANAEVAEQDQRNVGICSQNLTAIGKAVQAYHNEHDDFPEWLSELYPKYLSDTNLLLCPVDEEGGKSAYPINEDPKMPVSYDYQFHPKYREEKTEERLIYGDVIPLARCRHHENQPFECLNLSFSFKVYPSTGIYAPEEMYGSPEKAITALEAGLQRLPDYAHSFFSERASELYRSLVRFYNEIERKEDAEALIIRFKSLIKPDDLKAQFVLGEMFELRKRYEEALAVFEKLEKQDSGSYGVLNKLAEIHWRLGNSKLAEEYHHKADPSKLELIGKLVPDFSATDLDGNPISLEQYRGKVVLLDFWAVWCGFCTLEMPNVKRVYDTYKDRGFDVIGVSLDNEKSELQDYLEKKDIPWRQIFSGEVWEDPVVQQYKVTGVPEPWLIAKDGTLISTDARGAALEHLVSESLKDIPMNQ
- a CDS encoding TlpA family protein disulfide reductase — encoded protein: MGAGPLSSPKIINVLNTQFVNVWVLHRELPELQTGAKGAAAADLATKLRQHYSDSVDTLTLTPELEVIEHLPSKNLFHPDYRLPRSERIPRYLEMLKSSVGVEVVAQKPREFGKHGLSRRLAEAYEELGKPAPDFSATDLDGDPISLQQYRGKVILLDFWAVWNGFCIGEMLRIKKVYDTYKDQGFEVIGVSLDTDEAKLRDYLQENDIPWRQIYSGLERQSPLAQQYDVRSIPARWLIDRDGTLIAHEARHKLISRKGREADLEQLVAMAVKDKSKNR
- a CDS encoding ABC transporter permease subunit, which encodes MWHITKRELYDHLNSLRFAFTTVLFIALMIVNAVGYLGEYAAQSTAYEKKVSASLNKMRSNADSLYKLFTEGPGALYKKPGSLSFCANGGETFIPESAEGVGEGLFLISSRFSIRTLWRMKYPQSNPNLWDIMPDYTDVDWGDIISLTLSLVAILFTFDAISSERERGTLRLTLSNSISRGTVLISKFFAALITIAIPFLIAAFIDRDGKLISHKARGEDLERLVVEALRSESENQ
- a CDS encoding ABC transporter permease subunit, producing the protein MFLILIRRELLANLMTFRFLVAMVVTLSLVVANTVVLIADYERRLTSYDTAVTEHHQKFLRRTRTYSEVEGAILVDRPPNPLSIFNAGLDRRLGNSITIRQTLVPTLWDTRSHSADNPFLNLFSSVDLVLIFQVILSLLALLFAHDAIAGEREAGTLRLTMTNPVSRPVILLAKYTSAMVCLILPVVMSLLLAFILFSVSGSISLSGDGWLRIGGILLTSIIYLSAFYLIGLLISTITRRTPTALMLSMVIWSTLVLIYPGLSVFAVNRLWDTPSQLKAAYREIEQIWESFERERMDFLRNDEIEGEDLNSNILYSGSEGAPHISDPTTLRYSKAETRSIRIKPEAESLMPHVKVYFQFAEPRRIRAAERTWQIRQKALNHIYVRKANVAKNLMRFSPAAMYDFATEAWAGTDFHGIEDFITAVQRYRQTIIDYLYDKEAFSSRKWFAVDQGEVDWSDLPQFSYRRKDIWSGIQHASGDIACLLLINVVLFMMTFLIFVRQEV